Proteins co-encoded in one Aspergillus luchuensis IFO 4308 DNA, chromosome 6, nearly complete sequence genomic window:
- a CDS encoding uncharacterized protein (TransMembrane:2 (i29-50o56-82i)), whose product MSRLLQIIGMNIAIRIVSKPRAHGMIYHYAYPCATVAGFYFPPFFFFFFSPSLVSFFFFAELSFACMAATEWCRCGATVVFFRMDGWMDDGWMDGYCRLPTE is encoded by the coding sequence atgTCCAGGTTACTTCAAATCATCGGCATGAATATAGCAATCCGGATTGTGTCAAAACCTCGGGCACACGGTATGATCTACCACTATGCATACCCTTGTGCAACTGTGGCTGGATTTTATTTCCccccgttcttcttcttcttcttctctccgtcGCTtgtctccttttttttctttgcagAATTGAGCTTTGCTTGCATGGCAGCTACAGAGTGGTGCCGGTGCGGTGCTACTGTGGTTTTTTtccggatggatggatggatggatgatggatggatggatggatactGCAGGTTACCGACCGAGTAG